The nucleotide sequence TATACGTTTTGGACGAACCAACAATCGGGTTGCATCAAAGAGATAATAGTAAATTGATTTCAATGCTTAAAGAATTGCGGGACCTTGGCAACACGGTTATAGTTGTGGAGCACGATGAGGAAGTAATAGAGAGTGCAGACTATATTGTCGACATAGGTCCGAGAGCTGGTGTGAACGGCGGAAATGTCGTGTTCCAAGGTCCTGTCACGGAGATATTGAAGAGTGAAAGTTCGTTGACCGGCAAGTATCTTTCTGGAAGGTTGAAGATAGAGGTTCCAAAGGAAAGGCGGAGAGGAAACGGTAATCACATACGCATAGTAGGGGCAAGGCACAACAATTTGAAAGATTTGACCGTCGAGTTCCCGCTCGGAACTTTCATCTGCGTGACTGGGGTGAGCGGTTCTGGGAAGAGCTCTTTGATAATCGATACGCTTTACCCAGCAATCTCCAATAAGCTCCACAGGACAAGGCACGAGGTTGGAGAACACGACAGGATAGAAGGGCTCGAGAATATAGATAAGATTATTGCGATAGACCAGTCGCCAATCGGCAGAACCCCTCGCAGCAACCCAGCAACATACACGAAGGTTTTCGACGCTATAAGAGAGCTTTTCGCGATGACACCAGAGGCAAAAGCAAGAGGATACGATAAAGGACGGTTCAGTTTCAACGTTAAAGGTGGCAGGTGCGAGGCTTGTACAGGTCAGGGCGTTGTGAAGATCGAGATGATGTTCCTGCCCGAAGTTTACGTTGAATGTGAAGTTTGTAAAGGCAAAAGATACAATTCGGAAACACTTGAGGTCACGTATAAGGGAAAGAACATCGCAGATGTCCTCGATATGACAGTCGAAGAGGCACTCGAGTTCTTCAAGAACATACCCACAATAAAAGACACACTACAGGTGCTTTATGATGTGGGACTCGGATATATCAAACTCGGACAGCCTGCTACAACTCTCTCCGGTGGTGAGGCGCAGCGCGTTAAGCTCGCTTCTGAGTTGAGGAAGAAAGCGACTGGAAGAACGCTTTATATATTGGACGAACCAACAGTTGGGCTACACTTTGAAGATGTCAAAAGGCTCATTGAGGTTCTAAATAGGCTCGTTGATAAAGGAAACACCGTAATTGTTATCGAGCATAATCTTGACGTAATAAAGTCTGCTGATTATATAATCGACCTCGGACCTGAGGGTGGAGATGCTGGCGGCTATTTAGTAGCGTCAGGCACGCCCGAAGAGGTCGCGAAAGTCCAGAATTCTTGGACTGGGCTTTACTTGAAAAAGATTTTGAATTCTGCGAAGATGGGGGAAGAGGCTTCATGATAATCTACGTAGCATCGAAAAACGCACATAAGGTTCTTGAAATCAAGCAGATAGCACCTGAGTTTGTAACGTTGGAACCTATCAACACAGAGCTCGATGTTGAAGAAACAGGGGAGACTTTTACAGAGAATTCCATTATAAAGGCGCTTGATTACGGAAAGGAAATACGCAAGCCAGTGATAGCTGATGACTCCGGGCTTTCAATAGATGTACTCGGCGGTTTTCCCGGCGTGATGAGTGCACGATACATGGAAGGTGCACCCTATACTGAGAAAATGGAGAGTATTCTACAACTGATGAGAAATTACGACGACAGGCACGCAAGGTTTGTTTGTAGCGCCACATATTTTAATCCTGAAACAAATTTTCTTCTTTCCGTTGAGGGTTACGTAGAGGGTACGATAGCATATGAGATACGCGGAGATAAAGGTTTTGGATACGACCCTATTTTCATACCAAACGGGTACGATAAGACATTCGGAGAGTTGGGGGAAGAGGTTAAGAATGTTATTTCCCATAGAAGTAGAGCTTTCAAGAAATTGTTTAGTCTGCTCTTGAAAATAGGAGAGATTAAGTATGAATAGCATGTTTGTAATACATGCCGAGCGAATTCTAACCCCTTCATCGCCCGGTCCAGTTAGAGGAAATAATATGATGAAGATTTCGGAGTTCTTCGATAGTGATATAGTTATCGAAGATGGCGTGATCGCGGATATTCGAAAGCACAAGTCTGCAGATGTGAAAGCCAACCTTGTAACCCCTGGTCTTTTCGATGCGCATACGCATATTCCGTTCGTTGGTTCACGCTCGAAGGAGTTCTACATGCGCTCAAGGGGAAAGACATACATGGAGATTCTTCAAGCCGGCGGAGGGATCCACTACACGTCTTCTCTTGTTAAAAATGCAAGCCTCGAAGTACTTGTTGAAATTTCCAAGGATTTTGTAAGAAAATTCACTGAACACGGGGTTGTTGGTATAGAGTGCAAGAGCGGATACGGGCTTGATAAGGAAAATGAGATAAAGCAGTTAAAAGCGATAAAATTGTTGAGAGATGTTGTGCCTAACAAATTGTCAGGAACTTTCTTAGGATTGCACGCAAGACCAAAGAATATACCTATCGATGAATATATAGACGAAATGAAAGCGTTGTTAAAGTACATAAAAGAAAATTCGCTTGCTGAAAGCGTTGATGCATTCTGCGATAAAGACGTGTTTCTGCCAGATGAAATCGAAGATTTTCTTTTGTACGCGAAGTCAGTTGGTTTGAAAATAAGATTACATGCAGACGAGATAGAGAATGTCGGAGCCACGAAGCTCGGTGTTAAAGTCGGAGCTGTTAGCGTTGACCATGTTTTGAAGATAGGCAGCGAAGATATATATGTGCTCTCGAATTCAGACACAGTTGCTACGCTTATGCCTTCAACGAGTTTCTATCTCGGTGAGAGCTATGCGCCGGCAAGAGATTTAATCAGTGCAGGTGCCGGTATAGCTCTGGGATCAGATTTCAACCCAGGGTCATCGCCGATATATATGCCAAGTTTCGTGATGCACCTTGCGATAAGGTTCTTGAGGATGGAGCCTGAGGAAGTATTGAACGCGTATACTGTTAATTCTGCATACGTGGTTGGTTACAAATCTGGACTGATTGCACCAAACTATCCAGCCGATTTGGTTATTTGGAAGACCAGCGAGTTTTTGGACATACCATACATGTGGCAGGAGAATTTCGTAGAACATGTTTTAATCAACGGAAGGATGGTAGCTTGAGAACAAAGAGCCGCAGCAGACCGTTTTTCTCAAAAACAGATTTTTTGATAATCGCTATGCTATTAATCTTTTCAACCACTGGATATATGTTTTCAAAGTATGCGGAAAAGTCAGTTGGTTTTTCCAAAAGTGTTGTTGTTCGAATTAGCGGTGAAGAGGTGTATAAGTTTTCCAAGCCTGGCGAGTGGAAGATTTACAATAAGAGCGGCAAGTATGTAACAACGCTTCATTTCGACGGTGAGAAGGTCTGGGTTACAGATTCAGATTGTCCTGATAAGATTTGTGAAAAGACTGGGAAGGTTGGACCGGGAGGTAGTATCATTTGCGTGCCGAACAGAACGATAATAGAATTCGAAAAGTCAAAATTCCAGAAGGATCTAATAGACACAGAAAGCTGGTAATTTTCTCCTTAATGGTGGCTCTGAGCAGTGTGGTGTACGTAGTGGAGAGCGTTATTCCATTTCCTGTTCCGGGCGGCAAGTGGGGATTTTCCAACTTTCTTGTTTTATACCTTTCGGCATTTTCAACGCTTTCAGATGCCGTTCTGCTTGCGGTTTCAAAATCACTACTCGGCTCTGTTCTGTCCGGTAGTATTTTTACACCCGGTTTTTTCATGGGATTCTTTGGTAGCATCACAGCAGCTTTAGTGCAGAGCGTTCTCTCAAGACTGACACCATTTAGTGTGCTTGGTTTAAGCATTGTCGGGATGGTAACGAATAATCTAGTACAGTTCTTAGTTGGGAGTGTCTTGATAGGTTCGAGGGCGATATATGTGCTGTTGCCGTTAGTGCTGGTACTCGGAACGTTTTCTGCGGTAGCTAATGCATACCTCGCAGTGCAAACAAGTAAGATTGTCGATAATAGGTTCAGTTAATATTTCAAAATACAATATTGCAGAGGGGGGAATAAGTATGATAAAGAGATCCGATTTTCCGAAAAATTTTGTTTTTGGAACCGCAACGGCTGCTTATCAGATAGAGGGGGCAGCAAACGAGGATGGAAAAGGTCCTTCGATTTGGGATATTTTTTCGCATACCCCGGGCAAGATCATGACTGGTGAAAACGGGGATGTTGCCTGCGATCACTATCATCGTTTTAAAGAAGATGTCCAGTTAATGAAAGAGATAGGTTTAGACGCGTACAGGTTTTCAATCTCGTGGCCCCGAGTCATGCCCGACGGGAAAAACATCAACCAAAAAGGTGTGGATTTTTACAACAGGTTAGTCGACGAGTTGCTTGAACATGACATAACCCCGTTCATAACACTGTACCACTGGGATTTGCCATACGCACTGTACGAAAAAGGCGGATGGCTAAATTCAGACATCGCAATGTACTTCCGCGCCTACGCGACTTTCATGTTCAACGAACTCGGAGATAGAGTTAAACACTGGATAACTCTCAACGAGCCATGGTGCTCTTCGTTCCTTGGATATTTCACCGGCGAACACGCTCCCGGGCATAAAAATCTTCAAGAAGCGATTGTAGCAGCTCACAATTTATTGAGATCACACGGTCACGCTGTCCAATCTTTCAGAGAAGAGGTAAAAGATGGAACTATCGGACTTACTAACGTCGTTATGAAAGTAGAACCCGGCGATTCAAGGCCAGAGAGTTTCCTCGCAGCTTCGCTAGTCGACAAGTTTGTAAACGCTTGGTTCCATGACCCTGTTGTCTTTGGAAAGTATCCCGAAGAAGCCGTCAAGGTTTATCAGGAACGAGGGCTTCAGGTAATGGAAAACGACATGGACATTATATCTACTCCTATTGATTTCTTCGGTGTAAATTACTACACGAGAACGCTTGTCGTATTTGATACAACTAATCCGTTGGGATTTTCGTACGTCCAAGGCGACTTGCCGAAGACCGAGATGGGCTGGGAGATTTATCCGCAAGGCTTATTTGATATGCTTGTCACACTGAAAGAAAGATACAGATTACCTCTTTATATAACAGAAAACGGAATGGCTGGACCAGATAAGATAGAAAATGGAAAGGTAAAAGATACCTACAGAATTGAATATTTAGAAAAACATTTTGAGAAGGCATTGGAAGCGATAAACGCAGGAGTGAATTTGAAAGGTTATTTCATCTGGTCTTTGATGGATAACTTCGAATGGGCTTATGGGTATTCGAAACGCTTCGGAATAATATACGTCGATTACAACACGCAGAAACGTATTTTGAAAGACTCTGCGTACTGGTTGAAAGATTTCCTCATATCGTAAACCAAAAGAGCCCCATTAGGGGCTCTTTTCATATTTTTCATTTCTCATTTCAGTCCGTACAACCTCTCTTTTGGGCTGACTATCTCTGTTATCCTTACGCCGAAGTTTTCGTCGATAACAACAACCTCACCACGTGCGATAAGTTTGTTATTCACATATATGTCAACCGGTTCACCTGTGAGTTTATCAAGCTCGATAAGTGAGCCGATTCCAAGTTCCATGACTTCTTTGAGTGTTAATTTTGTTCTGCCAAGCTCAACTGTTACATTGAGCGGTACATCGAAAAGCAGCTGCAACCTTTCATCTATAACTTGCGGTTTTTCTGCCTCTTCTGCTCTTCCAAAGTCTTCAAATTGCACTGGCCTTGCAGCAACCGTTGGTTGTTCCCTCCTTGGTTGAGCAAATGTCTGAGCTTGTGCTGAGGCTTGTCTTTGGGTTTCAACTTTTTGTTTAGATTTTTCAGGTTGTTGCGTCGCAC is from Fervidobacterium gondwanense DSM 13020 and encodes:
- the rdgB gene encoding RdgB/HAM1 family non-canonical purine NTP pyrophosphatase, producing MIIYVASKNAHKVLEIKQIAPEFVTLEPINTELDVEETGETFTENSIIKALDYGKEIRKPVIADDSGLSIDVLGGFPGVMSARYMEGAPYTEKMESILQLMRNYDDRHARFVCSATYFNPETNFLLSVEGYVEGTIAYEIRGDKGFGYDPIFIPNGYDKTFGELGEEVKNVISHRSRAFKKLFSLLLKIGEIKYE
- the hutI gene encoding imidazolonepropionase, with the translated sequence MNSMFVIHAERILTPSSPGPVRGNNMMKISEFFDSDIVIEDGVIADIRKHKSADVKANLVTPGLFDAHTHIPFVGSRSKEFYMRSRGKTYMEILQAGGGIHYTSSLVKNASLEVLVEISKDFVRKFTEHGVVGIECKSGYGLDKENEIKQLKAIKLLRDVVPNKLSGTFLGLHARPKNIPIDEYIDEMKALLKYIKENSLAESVDAFCDKDVFLPDEIEDFLLYAKSVGLKIRLHADEIENVGATKLGVKVGAVSVDHVLKIGSEDIYVLSNSDTVATLMPSTSFYLGESYAPARDLISAGAGIALGSDFNPGSSPIYMPSFVMHLAIRFLRMEPEEVLNAYTVNSAYVVGYKSGLIAPNYPADLVIWKTSEFLDIPYMWQENFVEHVLINGRMVA
- a CDS encoding NusG domain II-containing protein produces the protein MRTKSRSRPFFSKTDFLIIAMLLIFSTTGYMFSKYAEKSVGFSKSVVVRISGEEVYKFSKPGEWKIYNKSGKYVTTLHFDGEKVWVTDSDCPDKICEKTGKVGPGGSIICVPNRTIIEFEKSKFQKDLIDTESW
- a CDS encoding Gx transporter family protein, whose amino-acid sequence is MVALSSVVYVVESVIPFPVPGGKWGFSNFLVLYLSAFSTLSDAVLLAVSKSLLGSVLSGSIFTPGFFMGFFGSITAALVQSVLSRLTPFSVLGLSIVGMVTNNLVQFLVGSVLIGSRAIYVLLPLVLVLGTFSAVANAYLAVQTSKIVDNRFS
- a CDS encoding GH1 family beta-glucosidase, producing MKRSDFPKNFVFGTATAAYQIEGAANEDGKGPSIWDIFSHTPGKIMTGENGDVACDHYHRFKEDVQLMKEIGLDAYRFSISWPRVMPDGKNINQKGVDFYNRLVDELLEHDITPFITLYHWDLPYALYEKGGWLNSDIAMYFRAYATFMFNELGDRVKHWITLNEPWCSSFLGYFTGEHAPGHKNLQEAIVAAHNLLRSHGHAVQSFREEVKDGTIGLTNVVMKVEPGDSRPESFLAASLVDKFVNAWFHDPVVFGKYPEEAVKVYQERGLQVMENDMDIISTPIDFFGVNYYTRTLVVFDTTNPLGFSYVQGDLPKTEMGWEIYPQGLFDMLVTLKERYRLPLYITENGMAGPDKIENGKVKDTYRIEYLEKHFEKALEAINAGVNLKGYFIWSLMDNFEWAYGYSKRFGIIYVDYNTQKRILKDSAYWLKDFLIS